A region of Desulfolithobacter dissulfuricans DNA encodes the following proteins:
- the lexA gene encoding transcriptional repressor LexA produces the protein MMPDSILSSRQQQLLEYLRRTIRETGIPPTLRQAGEALGISHTAVSNGLRVLEEKGYIRRRGQSSRAISLVEPVGELSGTGRKVPVIGRIAAGLPLYAQQEWDGYLVVDPRIYRGDNLFALRIQGDSMRDAGILDGDLAICEPRQFAENGEIVVALVDNEEATVKRFWYHGDHIELRPENPAYQPLRCQLGEVLIQGKVIGIHRGPEGFETR, from the coding sequence ATGATGCCGGATTCAATCCTTTCTTCCAGACAGCAGCAGCTGCTTGAATATCTGCGCCGGACCATCCGGGAAACCGGGATACCGCCCACCCTGCGTCAGGCCGGTGAGGCGCTGGGGATCAGCCATACTGCGGTTTCCAATGGCTTGCGGGTCCTGGAGGAAAAGGGCTATATCCGCCGCCGCGGCCAGTCCAGCCGGGCCATCAGCCTGGTGGAGCCGGTCGGGGAACTCTCCGGTACGGGCCGGAAGGTGCCTGTCATCGGCCGGATCGCCGCCGGTCTGCCGCTGTATGCCCAGCAGGAATGGGACGGCTACCTGGTGGTGGACCCCCGTATCTACCGCGGCGACAACCTCTTTGCCCTGCGGATCCAGGGCGATTCCATGCGGGATGCCGGGATCCTGGACGGCGACCTGGCCATCTGCGAGCCGCGCCAGTTTGCCGAAAACGGTGAGATAGTGGTGGCCCTGGTTGACAACGAGGAGGCCACGGTCAAACGATTCTGGTACCATGGCGATCATATCGAACTCAGGCCGGAAAACCCGGCCTACCAGCCCCTGCGCTGCCAGCTTGGCGAGGTGCTCATTCAGGGCAAGGTCATCGGTATCCACCGCGGCCCGGAGGGTTTTGAAACCCGCTGA